The genomic window acctcctaataccatcaccttgggggttgggatttcaacacaggaatttatGGGGGGCACGTACATTCAGATCATCATGAGCAGTAACTCCTATATGTGACAGAAGGTGACAGAGGTGGGTAGTGGTCTTCCCCTCAAGGGGGTGAGTTGCCACTAGCTGGGGAATCTGGAAAGGCTTCTGGAAGGCAAATGCATATGAGCTGGGCTTTACACGAGGAAAGCGCTTGTCTACGGAAGGGCAGAGGACTCGGAGgtaggaggtggggctggggcaaAGGGAAGAGGGGAGCAGGGAAGTGGGGTGACTGCACACTGGGAGTGGGGAATCAGATGAAGCAGACGATGAGGAGTTCTGTTAAGTTCAAGGTGCCAGTGCCAGTGACCAGCAGGCGATGGTCTCTGGCTTGAGGGACAGGATGGAGAGGAGACTGTCTGAGGATGGACAAAGCTGGAGGGAAAGAGCCAACTGCAAAGGCAGGAgggcgggagggggaggggagaggtgggaTCAGCACTGGTATAGACAGGTGGTGCTGCAGCccagctcctctctctcctctgcctcctgccctcaGGCCCCTTCGAAGGCCCGAATTACCACATCGCTCCCAGATGGGTGTACCACCTCACCAGTGTCTGGATGATCTTTGTGGTCACCGCATCCGTCTTCACAAATGGGCTTGTGCTGGCGGCCACCATGAAGTTCAAGAAGCTGCGCCACCCGCTGAACTGGATCCTGGTGAACCTGGCGGTCGCTGACCTAGCAGAGACCGTCATCGCCAGCACTATTAGCGTTGTCAACCAGGTCTCTGGCTACTTCGTGCTGGGCCACCCTATGTGTGTCCTGGAGGGCTACACCGTCTCCCTGTGTGGTAAGCCAGTCGGGGCCCAGGCTCAGCGGAAACCACTCATTCACCCTGCAAGCCCCTCCGGCCACCTCATGATGACCTGGGCCCAGCTGCTCCTGTAGGTCTGTCTCCCTCCACATCTGTGCCTCACATCCATATACTGACGGGTTCTGGAGGCTTCCATCTGAACACTCACATTAAATTCAGCTCCCTTGAGTCAAACATACCCTGAGTTCCTACTATTGAGTCAGGCTCTGCCCGGGGACAGCCAGTTTGGAGCTGTGGGGCTGGTGTGGGAGGAGACAGATACAGAGCTAGACGACCCCAGAACGGTAGGGGGGTGGAGACTCTGGGCACCCTGGACAGAACTCCCCTGCAATTAGGGATGCCTGCTCTTTCAGCTCACCAGCATCCTCTTTTCCCGGAGGAGACACAATTCCCAGATCCTCTCCCGATCCCCATCACTAATATCTCTGTGGGCCACTATTCCGCTCAGGTCAGGAGACAGTGGCCGAGAGGTGCcagtgtgccaggctctgtgctaaggaGGGGGCCCTATACCCAGATGGCGACCACACAGTACCATCATCAGTCCTCTCAGACAAGAAGGGGCCTGGGGCAGGTGGTGGAGGAGCGGCTGGGAGCAGTTTGTGGTTCGAGTGGGTAGAGTACCACCAAGCAGCCGTGGCTGGCGGACACGAGGTGGGCAGGCCCAGGTCTCAGAGGCCTCAGAGGTCACGCCCAGGAGCTGGGACTTTATTTCAGGAGGGGGAGACCCCAcatccagcagcagcagctcctgtTCTTGCCTCCCCACAACTCTTAGCagcctccccaaccccaccccctgTCAACTGCCTCAAATTGTACCCACGATGGCCCAGACCAGAGTGGGTGCTTGTCCAAGTCCTGGCACTACCCCGACAGTCTAGAAGGGGAGCCAAGGGAAGGTCAGGCAGAGAAGGTCCGTCCCCAGGTCCAAGTGCTCTCTGCAGCAGGCATGGCCTCGATGGTCACACGGCCCTTCCCGAGTGCCCCCTGCATCTCCGCCCACGGCTGTCTCCGTTTCTGCCATGGTCTCCCGCTCACCCTTGCCTCTGCTCATGGTCTGTTCTTGGGTCAGTCAGGTGCCAAGCAGCCGGCACTTCCCCACCAGTTTTGGTCCACAGATGCCCTTGGCCATGTGGGAAGCCTGTGGACCCCATCTTAGAGGAATAGCTGCAAACGCATAAAATGAGACCCATAGGATTACGAAGGCAgcaaattatattgaaatacagtTATCAAAGTATTAAACATTCATCAGTAACATAGTCTTTAGTTAAAAGCATTTAttggccaggctcatgcctgtaatcccagcactttgggaggctgaggtgggaggactgcttgcctccaggagtttgggaccagcctgggcaacatagtgagacctcttctgtatgacaaataaaaacagctgggtgtggtggcacaccagtagtcccagctactcaggaggctcaggcgggaggatggcttgagctctggaggtcaaggctgcagtgagctatgatggcaccactgcactcagcctgggcaacagagtgagattctgtctcaaaaagtaaataaaaatgaaagcatgtaTTAAACGCATTAGTGACACCACTCATTACTAAGGTATTAAATAACAGGATCCCGCCTGACAACCACTGTTATTTCAGAGTAGTGATGAACATAAGTGATATTCGAACTGTCTGCCACCTCTATGAATTGACAGGAAAACATCTGTCTCCTCTCTTGCTGACCGAGTCACGGGTACTGCTAATACTGTGCCATGTTCATAACGGAAGGAAATGCCCAGTGTCTGTTCGAGGTTGGTGGAAAGAAAGATGTCATATTTCCACCTCAGTCCACGGAACCCTGAATTCTCTGTGCAGACGTTTGGGGTCTGAGCAGGAGAGTGGGAAGCTTTGCTTCCCACCTTTGCTTTGACTCAAAGCCCTCATCTGTCTGCTCTTCCCATAGGGATCACAGGTCTCTGGTCCCTGGCCATCATTTCCTGGGAGAGGTGGCTGGTGGTCTGCAAGCCCTTTGGCAACGTGAGATTTGATGCCAAGCTGGCCATCATTGGCATTGCCTTCTCCTGGATCTGGTCTGCTGTGTGGACGGCCCCGCCCATCTTTGGTTGGAGCAGGTAAGGGTGCGAGGGCACGAGATGGATTGGGCAGGGTCAGACTCTGTGACCTTAAGGCAAATCACTTCCTTTCTCTGGGCCCCTATGAGCGTGCAATGTCTATCAATGTATGAATGTGGCTGCAATGTAGGAATGGCTCTGTGGTCCCCAAACCTCTGGAAACATATTTGTCCCAAGCACGATCAGGTCACAGGAGCACACGGAGCTGAGGCCATGAGCACAGCTGTCAGTGAACGCACAGCGTGTTTGCATTCCAGGTCTCTTTCTTGCACATGctgccccaccccgccccccacctTTCAGAGGCTGCTTGGGTCATAGATCCACCTGGGCCTACAGAGCACATGTCCTGGCCAGGCCAAGCAAGTGGCTCAAATGTTTGATTGGGATGGACTGGATGGGACAGCATTTCACTGTTTTATCGACAAGCTTGTGAATAAGTTCTCGTGGTGTTTGGAGAGGGAATGTTCTTTCCTCCAGAACGTTCCACAATTCTAGGAAACAAACCTTGTGGAagcctgtctctgtctcccaccCTCCTCATGCCGCCATGCCCCACACAGCTGCCCGTTATCAAACATGTGTGGCGAGCTGACCCTGGTGGAGGCTCTCCCGcgggttatctcatttaatcctccaggCCACCAAGTGAGCAGGGCCCTTTATTTCAGTCACGGCCTAGCTGACCTCAGATAAAAGACTCAGCTCTTCATGGGTGTTCTCAGAAGGTCAGGGCAAGACGGAGCCTCACACTCCCTTCGTAAAGAAGGGGAGTGAttgggaagatgaaaatgttctggaagcAGATAGTGGAGATGGTTGCACAGCACTGTGAAGGTACCATAGGTCAtaatggtactttttttttttgagacagggtctcactgtgtcacccaggctggcacagtgcagtggtgtaattatggctcactgcagcctcgacctcctgggctcaagtgatcctcctacctcagcctcctgaggagctgggcctacaggtgcaccacttcacctggctaattttttttattttttgtagagacaagatctcactatgtgtTCCAGGctctagtcttgaattcctgggctcaagcaatcctcctacctctgcctccaaatgtgctgggactataggcgtgagccattgtgcctggcctataatggcacattttatgttatgtgtattttaccacaattttaaaaagaggaaaggcATGACATCTAAAAACGGACAAGGATTTACCAAAATCCTACCCAACGGTTTCGTtttgggttgatgaaaatgttctggaagcAGAGGTGGTGACTGCCACCGAACTGATCGCTTCAAATTGGGTAACCTCATGCAacgtgaatttcacctcaattaaaaaaaacaggccaggcgtggtggctcacgcctataatcccagcactttgggaagcagaggtgggcggatcatgaggtcaggagatcgagaccatcttggctaacacagtgaaaccctgtctctattaaaaatacaaaaaaattagccgggcctggtggtgggtgcctatggtcccagctactcaggaggctgaggcaggagaatcggttcaatccaggaggcggaggttgcagtgagccgagatctcgccactgcactccagcctgggcgacagagccagactccatctcaaaaacaaacaaacaaacaaacaaagaaaaaaaaacagcaccatgcctgggctGGGGGTCGTGGGTCACCCCACCCTGCATCAGGACTGGCTGCCGGCCCTTCTCTCCAGGTACTGGCCCCATGGCCTGAAGACTTCATGCGGCCCAGACGTGTTCAGCGGCAGCTCGTACCCCGGGGTGCAGTCTTACATGATTGTCCTCATGGTCACCTGCTGCATCATCCCACTCGCTATCATCGTGCTCTGCTACCTCCAAGTGTGGCTGGCCATCCGAGCGGTAAGCCCCCCGATTCCTCCTGGCCTCACCCCCCTCTTGCCCCTAAGGTGCTCTGCCCTCAAATCAGTCCACTGAGACTCCTaaactattttttcaaaaatcccTAGAGAAGAGGTTTTTACCcctataagaaaatattaagatcCAGCGATGAGAAGCAGGCGATTCCTTTGGGGCTGTACCAGTGGCTGCAGGTTCAGCCCCAGGCCCGTTGTCCTCAGCTCTGTGAGACGGGAAAGCACTGCCACTCTCTCCCTGGAGGAGTCCACTAGGGGAACAAAGGTGTGCCTTGCCCCGACCCTGGACAGTTCTCCCCGGGGTGGAAAGGCTGCCTTTCCCACAGAGTAGAGTGGAGCAGCCACATCAGCAAATGACACCTGCAAATCAAGGTGTGTTTTTATGAGGCTGCCACCAGAGTACCCTTGTCCCTTTCATAAGCTGTGGGGCTGACCAAGGAGTGGACCCGAGTGTGCCATTTGCCCCCCgacccactctccaccctccatGTCTGGCCCTCTGCCCTGGGAAGCTGATCCTGTCCACAGCCATCACCCCCCATCCCTAGCCTAGGTTACCACTGGGAGCCCTGCAGGAAGTCAGCGCAAGGGAGGAGAGCCAGGCTGGTTGTTTCTGTTAGCAGTGGGAGCCTTTTCAGGGTGCTGGCTTTCCTATATGAAGCTGCCTGTGCCCACAATTGGATGGGCATGCCTGCCAAGCTCTCTCTAGAGGAGTCTGTGAGCCTATGAAAGGCCCCCTCACCCCGCCACCTTGGGGTGAAGGCTCCCACAGGTACCCAACCATGGCTTGGGCTGTATTAGTCTGGGATGGTGGATCCCTAGCTCCAGAATGTGGCCGCAGCTCTGCTGTCCCGGCCGTCCCTGCATTACAGCCCTACACTCCCTCTCTCATCGCCACTCATCTGCCTGCCGTCAGTCCCTCATCCCTGGCAGGCGGTGGCTGGCCTCTGTGGCCTCCCCCACAGTGCCTCTGCCTGGAGGCCATTCGTCTCCTTCCTCTCAGCAGGTGTGAAGGAGCCACCCCACCACAGCTGCCCTCAGCTGCCTCACCATGAGTCCAGGGCAGGATTTAGTCCACAGAGTGGCCAACCTGGCCTAGGAAGCCTGAGGGAAGTGTATGCATTGCTCCGACACTCCCATCGCGCATCCCACCGGCCACTGCTTTCGCCTCCCCCGCCATCTCCATCTTGTTAGCTCCTTCATTCTCCACGCTCAGTGATCAATCAAATCAGGCCTCCATGCTCAGGCCTGAGCGCAGAACAGGACAGTCTGTTACGGGATCAGGTGAAGCAAAGGAGCTTGTTAGATCCAGCTCTGGGGTCATCTTAGGCCACGCCTAGCTGCGTGCCACCTCCAATTCTAGAAGAACTCGCCCGGGGCCAGCCTGAGGCCGCCATGTCCGCCTGGGGCCGGCTGTGCTCCACTCAGGGCTGGAAGCTGGCTGCTgggctcctctcctcctccccacaacTCCCTATGCCTGGGTCACCTGCCTCTTGCTGCCCCCCAACTCCCAACTCACTGTCCCTGTCTCCCTCAGGTGGCAAAGCAGCAGAAAGAGTCTGAATccacccagaaggcagagaaggaagtgacacgcatggtggtggtgatgatctTTGCGTACTGCGTCTGCTGGGGACCCTATACCTTCTTCGCATGCTTTGCTGCTGCCAACCCTGGCTACGCCTTCCACCCTTTGATGGCTGCCCTGCCAGCCTACTTTGCCAAAAGTGCCACTATCTACAATCCTGTTATCTATGTCTTTATGAACCGGCAGGTAAGCAACACCATCAGCAGATCCCACTCAAAATGCCGTGTGCCCTAGAAGGGTGCAGTGATGGCCCCACCTGGAATCATGTCTCTGATCACAAGCCCGTGGAGCATCTGGGGGACCCTCCAGGGAAACGACCGGGAAAGGCTCAGCATGTGACCCAGCCCCAGCCAGTACTCCAGCTGGCCCTTAGCAGAAGGCTTAGGTGTGCCCTCTGGAATCCTTCATAGTCTCGGCCTGAGGGTGGCATTTCCCAAAGCGTCGGTGTGCCGTGTGTTCTTCCCTTCCGGTGGCCCCAGAACTATGGCTGCCGAGCTTCAGGGGCTCTCCTGGCGTTCAGACGCTCTAGGAGTTGGTGAGCCCTAGGTACATCCACCCTAGGTGTGCCCCTCTTCTGTTCAGACTCGACCCTTCTCAACCTTCATCTCTCCATTTTCAAACCATAACCTCTGGAATTTGTCTTCCTATAAGAACAAAAGCCGGCCCTCCTTGGCTACGCtgaccaagagttcaagagctTTCACGAGTTCGCGGGTTAGTTCGGGGGGACGTGCTGTGGTCCTGCCCAGAGGCAGCCTCCTCAGCTGGCATACTGGGCCTCAGCAGCAAGCTGCTCGCACACCTAAATCCCCCCACCTCTGTAGGTTACAGGCTTCATTAAAGCGCAGCTGTGATGTGACTTGATGATGGCCAGAAAGGTGTGCAGAGGCCTCCCACCTCACCAGGCCCAGTGCATCCCTTCCACTGGGCTCTTCCTTGCTTCTCCATCTTAGAGCCACTCAACGGCTCCAGCCCCTTTGGCTCAGCTTTGACTCACACAAGCCAAGTCTGCAGAGTTCATTAAGGGTTCATTCTCTCTGGTAACTTTTAAACAGTAAGTAGGACCAGGCCTGCAGTGGATTTCCGGGAACTCGCTGTAGCACACTGATGCCCGGAGTGTAGTTCTGTCCCTGACCCCCGTTTCCTGACTTTCATGAGGGTCTTTTTCAGGTTTCTGGAATCCTAAACTCTCTTGCCAAGTACTGTCTTTACTGGATTATTTCCATTCTCCCTTCCAGAACTCCCCCTCCTAGACAGATGTCCGCACTTCTGGACCTCACCAGGCCTCGAACTTTGCTTTTACCCTTTCCACATAATTATCCTGTCCTGCCACATTCTGAGAGAATTTTCTGGAATGCAGTTCCATGAAGACAGCAAATTTTGCTCAGGACAGAGTCTGGCACACAGTGTGTGCTCAAGCAGCAGCTGCTGAATGGGTTCCTCAGCCCTGTCTCCCAGCTCTTCAGCCGAGCTCATTCTGCTGTTCGTCCCGTTTCTTATGTTATTAATTTCAAccatcatattttttattttgagagtttTGATGCTAGAGGGAGTTAGAGCTAGTCAAGGGTAGgcctgaaatatttagaaaatgcctTTGGTCTGGGTCCTCAAAGCATTGTGGTTACTTCAGTGATGACACAGGACATGATTTGAGACATTCGTATGGCCCAGATCTCTTTGGGGTGAAGCAGCAAAGACAGACCCCTCCTGGTACCGGAAGACGCTTGGCTGGAGAGATGACGTGGGGGCTAGATTGTCATTACCTAGGCCTCACCTTGCCCCAGATCCATGGACTGGAAAAAACCTGACAACCACATGCCTTTTCATTAGCATTCCTCTGAGCCGCTCACCAGACAGTCTGGGGACAGGTCACCACTGTGCCTTAGCTGTCACTGTGGATGAGTGTCGTGGGGCTGCCGtcacaaactaccacaaactcagtggcttcaaACCACAGAAATGGATTCTCTCAGGGTTCTGGAAATCTTGAGTCTGAAATCAGGGTGTTGGCAAATGGAAAGGTTCCCTATGGAGGCCGAGAGGCAGAAGCAGCTGCAGGGCTGCTGGCAGTCCTTGGCGTTCCTTGACTCCAAGGTGTGTCGCCCcagtctctgccttcctcttcacGTGGCCTTCTTCCCTCTGTCTGCGTGTCTGTGTCCAAGCGTTCCTTTTCTTATCAGGACACCAGTCATTCGATTAGGACCCACCCTGCCCCAGTGTGACCTCGTCTGAACCTGAACACATCTTTTGGGGGACACACTTCAACCCTGTGTAGTCACCATCAACTGCTAAGTCAGATGACATCCCCGCGTGTGAGGGAGAAATAATCCAAGCCTTCCTCCATCCCCCATGGGATTCGGAATGGGTGAAGGGAAGGCTCGGGCACGTACATTCAGCACAGTGCTCCACCCTTCCCTGCTCTGCTCAATAACACTTTCTGTCCTTCCAGTTTCGAAACTGCATCTTGCAGCTTTTTGGGAAGAAGGTTGACGATGGCTCTGAACTCTCCAGCGCCTCCAAAACGGAGGTCTCATCTGTGTCCTCCGTATCGCCTGCATGAGGTCTGCCTCCTACCCATCCCGCCCACCGGGGCTTTGGCCACCTCTcctttccccctccttctccatccctgtgaaataaatgtaatttatcttTGCCAAAACCAACAAAGTCACAGAGGCTTTCACTGCAGTGTGGGACCACCTGAGCCTCTGCGTGTGCAGGCACTGGGTCTCGAGAGGGTGCAAGGGGGATAAAGAGGAGAGAGCGCTTCCTAGACTTTAAGTTTTCTCGAGCCTCATGTCTACCGATGGCGTGAAAGGATCCTGGCAAAATGGAAGTGTGAGGCAGGTGGGCGTCTATATCCATTTCACCAGGCTGATGGTTACATAATCGGCAAGCAAGAGCTGTGGAGGGCTTGCTGGATGCCCTCAACacccaggaggagggagggagctaGCAAGCTAAGGCAGGTGGCCCTCCTGGCCCCTTAAGGTCCATCTGCTGGAGGCCCAGAGTCCTTGGAGTACAGTCTACACCTGGAGGGGACCCATTCCTGCCAGTCTGTGGCAGGGATGGCATGCCACCTCTGCCAGGCCAGGACCCCAAGCCCGATCAGCATCAGCGTGGTGCAAGCGCACAGGCGTGAGCTGATCAGTGACGAGGGGCAGGTACACAAGGTGGAGACAAAGACCAAGAGGACGGTTGCCAGCGAGAGGAGCAGACTCATGAACTTGAACAACATCTGCGGGGGACGGCTTTGGAGGTGCTCCGCTGCCTCCAGTTGGGTGACTTGCTGTAGCATCTCCAGCTTGGATATTCGGCTATTGAAGGTCTCCATGATCTCCTGCAGGAGACGAAAATGCACGCACCAGAAGTCAGCACAGAGCTGTGGTCGTTTATTGAGTTCTTAGGGGTGAGCAGAAAGCACTGTGGGGTGGGTATTCGAGGAGGGAAGCGGACAGCCTAGAGCACATtcagggcagaggggagggcGCAGGCTCTCCAGCAACGGGGAAAGCTTCATCTGACCCGGCTGCACTCCCCCATCCACTGCCTCCCAAAGCTGAGGACCTGGTCAAGACACAGCTACCCAGGGACGGGGGTGGGCGCTATGGGAATGGAAAAGTGAGGAGAGGGAAGCCAGGTCTAAGGAGGGGTCCTGAGAGGGCGCTCCCTACACCTGCAGCCGCAGCAGAAGCAGCTCCACCCCAGATCTC from Nomascus leucogenys isolate Asia chromosome X, Asia_NLE_v1, whole genome shotgun sequence includes these protein-coding regions:
- the OPN1LW gene encoding long-wave-sensitive opsin 1; translation: MRQGWLPSGTGLSIAMAQQWSLQRLAGRHPQDSYEDSTQSSIFTYTNSNSTRGPFEGPNYHIAPRWVYHLTSVWMIFVVTASVFTNGLVLAATMKFKKLRHPLNWILVNLAVADLAETVIASTISVVNQVSGYFVLGHPMCVLEGYTVSLCGITGLWSLAIISWERWLVVCKPFGNVRFDAKLAIIGIAFSWIWSAVWTAPPIFGWSRYWPHGLKTSCGPDVFSGSSYPGVQSYMIVLMVTCCIIPLAIIVLCYLQVWLAIRAVAKQQKESESTQKAEKEVTRMVVVMIFAYCVCWGPYTFFACFAAANPGYAFHPLMAALPAYFAKSATIYNPVIYVFMNRQFRNCILQLFGKKVDDGSELSSASKTEVSSVSSVSPA